Proteins encoded within one genomic window of Cucumis sativus cultivar 9930 chromosome 3, Cucumber_9930_V3, whole genome shotgun sequence:
- the LOC101217041 gene encoding beta-amylase 1, chloroplastic, translated as MAIPSPSPSTFSPSASFSSSRTDPSSFSPFPSISPRTFSISSRLNSSIFSAAAGFFGAPDNGDIQYELLHHGLSLERRKTGSAVFVTLPLDAVSPDGQLRRKKAMSQSFRALAAAGVEGVVIELWWGLVETDVPCNYNWKGYLEIVAMARRFGLKVRAVFTFNQHGLGPDDPHWIPLPKWVLEEINKDPDLAYSDRFGRRNSEYITLGCDTLPVLRGRSPIQAYADFMRNFRDTFRPYLGAIITGIQVGMGPAGELRYPSSPSQKLAWAWRSRELGEFQCYDKYMLASLNACAQNVGMREWGNGGPIGASNLMNNPEQTEFFKGDDGSWNTPYGEFFLKWYSEMLRLHGERLCKEAETIFRGSEVNLSAKLGGIHWHYGTKSHPSELTAGYYNTSIRDGYLPIVRMFGRYKFTICCSCFEMKDAVEKQMNPVSSPEGFLRQLLMAARVCGVPLEGENSASRLDDDSFQQVVKMSRVYTDGLEKPSFSFNFVRMDKNMFEYSNWVRFTRFVRQMSDTSKLFRAKLDPGNNRGLSSDITASRLTLLCH; from the exons ATGGCCAtcccttctccttctccttcaacCTTCTCCCCTTCTGCTTCTTTCTCCTCCTCCAGAACTGacccttcttccttctctccATTTCCCTCCATTTCTCCTCGAACCTTTTCCATCTCTTCCCGTCTCAATTCCTCCATCTTCTCCGCCGCCGCTGGTTTCTTTGGTGCTCCCGACAACGGCGATATTCAGTACGAGCTTCTCCATCATGGCTTATCTCTGGAACGTCGAAAAACTGGCTCTGCTGTCTTCGTTACACTTCCTCTCGATGCTGTCTCTCCTGATGGCCAACTCCGTAGGAAGAAGGCAATGTCGCAGTCCTTCAGGGCACTTGCGGCTGCTGGAGTTGAAGGGGTTGTCATTGAACTTTGGTGGGGTTTGGTGGAGACGGATGTTccttgtaattataattggaAAGGGTATTTGGAAATTGTGGCTATGGCTCGTCGGTTTGGCCTCAAAGTTCGGGCTGTGTTTACATTCAATCAACATGGCTTGGGGCCCGATGATCCTCACTG GATTCCCCTTCCTAAATGGGTACTTGAAGAGATTAATAAAGATCCCGATTTAGCATATTCTGACAGATTTGGAAGGAGAAATTCGGAATATATTACTCTTGGATGTGACACTCTTCCCGTTTTGCGTGGACGATCGCCTATCCAAGCATATGCAGATTTTATGAGAAATTTTAGAGACACTTTTAGACCTTATCTCGGAGCCATTATAACG GGGATTCAAGTTGGAATGGGTCCAGCTGGTGAACTAAGATATCCGTCATCCCCTTCCCAGAAGCTAGCATGGGCATGGCGCTCGCGTGAGCTCGGAGAGTTTCAGTGTTACGATAAG TATATGCTTGCCTCCCTGAATGCTTGTGCTCAAAATGTTGGGATGCGTGAATGGGGAAATGGAGGTCCAATTGGTGCTAGTAATTTGATGAACAATCCCGAACAAACAGAATTTTTTAAAGGTGATGATGGTTCTTGGAATACTCCTTACGGTgaattttttctcaaatggTACTCAGAAATGCTTCGTCTACATGGGGAGAGACTATGCAAGGAAGCTGAAACCATTTTCAGAGGTAGTGAAGTCAATTTGTCAGCCAAACTAGGTGGGATTCATTGGCATTACGGAACAAAATCTCACCCATCAGAGTTGACAGCTGGATACTACAATACTTCGATCCGTGATGGTTATCTCCCAATTGTTCGCATGTTCGGTAGGTATAAGTTCACTATTTGTTGTTCATGCTTCGAAATGAAAGATGCAGTTGAAAAGCAGATGAACCCTGTTAGTAGCCCAGAAGGGTTTCTTCGGCAGCTGCTGATGGCTGCTCGGGTGTGCGGTGTACCTTTGGAAGGTGAAAACTCTGCATCGAGGTTGGATGACGACTCGTTTCAACAGGTTGTAAAGATGTCAAGGGTTTATACAGATGGGTTGGAGAAGCCCTcgttttctttcaattttgtgagGATGGACAAGAACATGTTTGAGTATAGTAATTGGGTTCGATTTACACGTTTTGTGAGGCAGATGTCTGATACCTCCAAGCTTTTTCGAGCCAAACTAGATCCTGGAAATAACAGAGGTCTCTCATCGGATATTACTGCTTCAAGATTGACTCTTCTATGTCACTGA